From Arthrobacter sp. FW306-2-2C-D06B, a single genomic window includes:
- a CDS encoding alpha/beta fold hydrolase: protein MPTFEVPGAELAVALSDEGGHPVVQLHGLTSSRAHDRVLNLDLGRGLSGTRLLRYDARGHGRSTGRKVPEEYQWQNLADDLLRLLDHWFPGERVHGVGPSMGTGALLHAASREPDRFSGLTLMVPPTAWETRIAQAATYRSAAALIESVGVEAFLATTRGATTPPATIGAPETRPDVDDALLPSVFRGAALSDLPAPEDVARIDVPTTILAWVDDPGHPLSTAESLAALLPQATVTVARTPGDVETWPNILSQDVARRG, encoded by the coding sequence ATGCCCACTTTCGAGGTTCCCGGAGCCGAGCTTGCGGTGGCTTTGAGCGACGAAGGTGGACACCCGGTTGTCCAACTGCATGGCCTCACCTCAAGCCGCGCGCACGATCGGGTACTCAACCTCGACCTCGGCCGAGGGCTGAGTGGAACGCGACTGCTGCGGTACGATGCGCGCGGCCATGGCCGGTCGACCGGGCGGAAGGTTCCCGAGGAATATCAATGGCAAAACCTTGCCGACGACCTCCTGCGGCTGCTCGATCACTGGTTCCCGGGCGAACGTGTCCACGGAGTCGGCCCCTCCATGGGTACCGGCGCACTCCTGCACGCCGCTTCCCGCGAGCCAGACCGATTTAGCGGGCTCACGCTCATGGTGCCGCCCACCGCGTGGGAAACCCGGATTGCACAGGCTGCAACCTACCGGAGTGCCGCGGCGCTCATCGAGTCTGTTGGCGTCGAGGCATTCCTCGCCACCACCCGCGGCGCAACTACGCCGCCGGCCACAATCGGTGCGCCGGAGACGCGGCCCGACGTCGACGACGCCCTCCTGCCGTCGGTGTTTCGAGGCGCGGCACTCAGCGATCTTCCTGCTCCTGAGGACGTCGCGCGAATCGACGTACCGACGACAATCCTGGCGTGGGTCGATGATCCGGGCCACCCGCTGTCAACCGCGGAATCCCTTGCAGCACTGCTCCCCCAAGCAACAGTGACGGTGGCCCGCACCCCGGGAGATGTCGAAACCTGGCCCAATATTCTGAGCCAGGATGTCGCCCGCCGGGGCTAA
- a CDS encoding histidine phosphatase family protein yields MATVILVRHGRTTANATGLLAGRAVGVSLDQIGRDQAALTGDRLAAVPLVAVVSSPLERCQQTAQLILDRQVGTPYAPVDPDLTECDYGQWQGRTLSDLATEELWPVVQSQPSAVVFPGGESMAAMQARSVAAIRRHDAAIEAEYGPGAVWVAVSHGDIIKSILADALGMHLDLFQRITVGPGSVSIVRYGASRPSVYATNTDAGDLSWLSNGIPSGDAPVGGGAGQKAP; encoded by the coding sequence ATGGCGACAGTTATTCTCGTGCGGCACGGCCGCACCACAGCCAATGCCACCGGGCTGCTGGCGGGTCGGGCCGTTGGCGTCAGCCTGGACCAGATCGGGCGCGACCAGGCGGCTCTGACCGGAGACCGGCTCGCGGCCGTGCCCTTGGTCGCGGTGGTGTCGAGCCCTCTTGAGCGTTGTCAGCAGACCGCCCAGCTCATCCTCGATCGGCAGGTTGGAACGCCGTACGCGCCGGTCGATCCCGATCTTACCGAGTGCGATTACGGCCAGTGGCAGGGCCGCACGCTCAGTGATCTCGCGACCGAGGAACTGTGGCCGGTTGTGCAGTCCCAACCGTCCGCCGTCGTCTTTCCCGGCGGTGAATCCATGGCCGCGATGCAGGCACGGTCGGTGGCAGCGATTCGACGCCACGATGCAGCCATCGAAGCCGAGTACGGGCCAGGGGCGGTGTGGGTGGCGGTAAGTCACGGTGACATCATCAAGTCAATCCTTGCCGACGCGCTCGGCATGCACCTTGACCTGTTCCAGCGTATTACCGTAGGCCCCGGATCCGTATCGATCGTGCGCTACGGAGCTAGCCGGCCGAGCGTTTACGCAACCAACACCGACGCGGGTGATCTGTCGTGGCTGTCGAACGGCATCCCCTCCGGCGATGCGCCGGTGGGCGGCGGTGCAGGGCAAAAGGCGCCATGA
- a CDS encoding DUF3090 domain-containing protein, which translates to MPTRVHEFAWPDRVVVGTIGLPGARTFYLQVRAGTQIVSVALEKQQSALLAEKIDEILDQLITVEGNPFSVPTGTPIELVDNDQLDAVQEQFRTGAMSLGWDPTTAQVVLEAYPITDVDADDNDASLDGDGANETEMLLVRMPVGTARAFAKRTREIVGAGRPTCPLCGYPIDAEGHICTLPEV; encoded by the coding sequence ATGCCTACACGTGTTCACGAGTTTGCCTGGCCTGATCGGGTCGTCGTCGGCACCATTGGCCTTCCGGGGGCGCGGACGTTCTACCTGCAGGTGCGGGCAGGGACGCAGATCGTGAGTGTCGCCCTTGAGAAACAGCAGTCGGCCCTGCTCGCCGAGAAGATCGACGAAATTCTCGACCAGCTGATCACCGTCGAGGGCAACCCTTTCAGCGTTCCCACGGGTACCCCCATTGAACTTGTCGACAATGACCAGCTCGACGCCGTTCAGGAGCAGTTCCGCACCGGTGCCATGAGCTTGGGTTGGGACCCGACCACGGCCCAGGTCGTACTCGAGGCCTACCCCATCACCGATGTCGATGCTGATGACAACGACGCATCGCTTGATGGGGACGGCGCTAACGAGACCGAAATGCTGCTGGTGCGAATGCCGGTCGGCACCGCCCGCGCATTCGCCAAGCGCACCCGTGAGATCGTGGGCGCCGGGCGTCCGACGTGCCCGCTCTGCGGTTACCCCATAGACGCCGAGGGGCACATCTGCACCCTTCCCGAGGTCTGA
- a CDS encoding SCO1664 family protein, producing MPTPDLVTAELTLTGRITTASNATFLGRIGDAVVVYKPIAGETPLWDFPHGTLAHREVAAYLVSQAFGWDIVPHTWLRDGPMGEGMVQLWQEQDPTQNAVNLVATDHLPETGWKPVLEGRDEDGRMVTLVHEDSPALRRMAVFDTVVNNADRKGDHILAMTDGHRHGVDHGLTFHRDHKLRTVLWGWLGDPLTPEERDGIDRVSEGLHGELGRNLAELLNAEEVASLAARCARLRLSGRFPAPSGDMSAVPWPLF from the coding sequence ATGCCAACGCCGGACCTAGTGACCGCCGAGCTGACGCTCACCGGCCGCATCACGACGGCTTCAAACGCTACATTTCTGGGCCGCATCGGCGACGCGGTGGTCGTCTACAAGCCGATAGCAGGCGAAACTCCGCTGTGGGACTTTCCCCACGGCACCCTGGCACACCGGGAGGTGGCCGCATACCTTGTCTCGCAGGCCTTCGGCTGGGACATCGTGCCGCACACGTGGCTGCGCGATGGTCCGATGGGCGAAGGAATGGTGCAGCTCTGGCAAGAGCAAGACCCCACGCAAAACGCCGTGAACCTGGTCGCGACAGACCACCTGCCCGAGACGGGTTGGAAACCCGTTCTCGAGGGACGGGATGAGGACGGACGGATGGTCACCCTCGTTCACGAAGACTCGCCAGCGCTCAGACGCATGGCGGTGTTCGACACGGTCGTCAACAACGCCGACCGCAAAGGCGACCACATTCTTGCCATGACGGACGGACACCGGCACGGCGTGGACCATGGCCTCACCTTCCACCGTGACCACAAGCTGCGCACCGTACTGTGGGGATGGCTGGGAGACCCCCTGACCCCGGAGGAACGCGACGGCATCGATCGCGTCAGCGAAGGACTGCACGGCGAGCTGGGCCGAAACCTGGCGGAATTGCTCAACGCCGAAGAAGTCGCATCGCTCGCCGCGCGCTGCGCCCGGTTGCGCTTGTCAGGGCGGTTTCCGGCTCCGAGCGGTGACATGTCAGCGGTGCCCTGGCCCCTGTTCTAA
- a CDS encoding CAP domain-containing protein: MKSRSTRISAVTLGLLLSLSGGLIGATASTAAPVPAAVPSSVYSDAFAKTTLDLMNAERAKVGARPLAWNQRIADVSQDWANHLGVATMDPAFEFATIHRTDAGGSLIPADASMYREIIGFNFTPEQIVGWWINSPSHKAAMLDPRLTDVGLGYVVPTSGPYQGWHLVVSNLAAYPMTSPPAAPASKSPIGAKAASYNGSIGTATSPEVSGLKSGGSFQCYQVGCILYSPASGAHLTMGAIRSKWAETGFENGRLGYPVTDEVPGLRNRGVYQNYQNGAIIWSPATGAHISLGGIRTAWAATGFENGRLGYPVTDEVPGLRKGGVYQNYQNGAIIWSPATGGFVSFGGTRTIWGSTGFENGRLGYPTSNEYATGPGGAVAQNYEGGVIHWTPTGWWVTYI, translated from the coding sequence ATGAAATCACGTTCTACCCGCATCTCCGCGGTGACCCTCGGCCTGCTGCTCTCACTATCCGGCGGCCTTATCGGCGCCACCGCGTCCACCGCCGCTCCGGTTCCTGCGGCAGTGCCGTCCTCCGTCTACTCTGACGCCTTCGCTAAGACGACTTTGGACCTGATGAATGCAGAGCGCGCCAAGGTCGGCGCCCGGCCCCTGGCGTGGAACCAGCGGATCGCTGACGTTTCGCAGGACTGGGCGAACCATCTTGGCGTCGCCACAATGGACCCAGCCTTCGAATTTGCCACCATCCACCGGACTGACGCCGGCGGCTCGCTCATCCCCGCGGACGCCAGCATGTATCGGGAGATCATCGGCTTCAACTTCACGCCGGAACAAATTGTCGGCTGGTGGATTAACTCTCCTAGCCACAAGGCCGCCATGCTGGATCCACGGCTCACCGACGTCGGGCTGGGCTACGTCGTCCCCACCTCCGGACCGTACCAGGGCTGGCACTTAGTAGTCTCCAACCTGGCCGCCTACCCGATGACCAGCCCTCCTGCCGCGCCGGCGTCGAAGTCCCCGATCGGGGCCAAGGCTGCCTCGTACAACGGTTCGATCGGGACCGCGACCAGCCCGGAGGTTTCCGGGCTCAAGTCCGGCGGCTCCTTCCAGTGCTACCAGGTCGGCTGCATCCTGTACTCCCCAGCTTCCGGGGCGCACCTGACTATGGGCGCCATCCGCAGCAAATGGGCTGAAACCGGATTCGAGAACGGGCGCCTGGGCTACCCGGTCACTGACGAAGTGCCGGGACTCCGGAACCGCGGCGTCTACCAGAACTACCAGAACGGGGCCATCATCTGGTCCCCGGCCACGGGTGCCCACATCTCGTTAGGCGGCATCCGCACAGCGTGGGCCGCCACCGGATTCGAGAACGGGCGCCTGGGCTACCCTGTCACTGATGAAGTGCCGGGACTCCGGAAGGGCGGCGTGTACCAGAACTACCAGAACGGGGCCATCATCTGGTCCCCCGCGACCGGTGGCTTCGTCTCCTTCGGCGGGACCCGCACCATCTGGGGCTCCACAGGTTTCGAGAACGGCAGGCTCGGGTACCCGACCAGCAATGAGTACGCGACCGGCCCGGGAGGTGCTGTCGCCCAGAACTACGAGGGCGGCGTGATCCACTGGACGCCGACGGGATGGTGGGTCACCTACATCTAG